A genomic segment from Deltaproteobacteria bacterium encodes:
- the fabG gene encoding 3-oxoacyl-[acyl-carrier-protein] reductase, whose amino-acid sequence MDRRVVLVTGGSRGIGEAISLAFGKNGDAVAVNYKSNRERAESVVSRIKDSGSEAIAIKADVSKADEVSRMVDTVVEKYGRLDVLVNNAGMAKGGLLMLMDDKDWDNVIDINLKGVFNCCKAASRQMIAQKKGAIINVSSLSGITGLSGESDYSAAKGGVIAFTKAIAKELAQFGILVNAVAPGIIDTEMIGDIPDTVKKRFLEAIPLKRFGRPEEVAGIIKFLASPEASYITGETIVVSGGLP is encoded by the coding sequence ATGGATAGGAGGGTTGTTCTTGTTACAGGAGGGAGCCGCGGCATTGGAGAGGCTATATCCCTTGCATTTGGTAAAAACGGGGATGCTGTTGCTGTAAATTATAAATCAAACAGGGAAAGGGCAGAGTCGGTTGTATCAAGGATTAAGGACTCCGGCAGCGAGGCCATTGCAATAAAGGCTGATGTCTCAAAGGCAGATGAAGTATCCAGAATGGTGGATACGGTAGTAGAAAAGTATGGCAGGCTTGATGTCCTTGTTAATAACGCAGGAATGGCAAAAGGGGGACTCTTGATGCTTATGGATGATAAAGATTGGGACAATGTTATTGATATAAATTTAAAAGGCGTTTTTAACTGCTGCAAGGCTGCGAGCAGGCAGATGATCGCGCAGAAGAAGGGCGCTATAATCAATGTGTCTTCCCTCAGCGGGATTACAGGCCTTTCAGGAGAGAGCGACTATTCTGCTGCCAAAGGCGGGGTAATAGCATTTACAAAGGCCATTGCAAAAGAGCTTGCCCAGTTCGGCATACTGGTAAACGCAGTTGCGCCAGGCATAATAGATACAGAGATGATTGGGGATATCCCTGATACTGTCAAAAAAAGATTTTTAGAGGCAATACCCTTAAAGAGGTTCGGCAGGCCTGAAGAGGTTGCAGGGATCATAAAATTTCTTGCATCCCCTGAAGCAAGCTATATAACAGGAGAGACTATTGTGGTAAGCGGCGGATTGCCGTAA
- a CDS encoding acyl carrier protein: MDVSDIKEKLKEMLVRRLKLKMETKAIGDNTALFGEGGLGLDSIDALELVVGLQKEFNVVINDKAVAEKVLISVNTIADFIEGVKT, encoded by the coding sequence ATGGATGTGTCAGACATTAAAGAAAAACTCAAAGAAATGCTGGTAAGAAGACTTAAGCTCAAGATGGAGACAAAGGCAATAGGAGACAATACGGCGCTCTTCGGCGAAGGCGGGCTTGGCCTTGATTCCATAGATGCGCTGGAGCTTGTTGTAGGATTGCAGAAGGAATTTAATGTTGTCATAAACGATAAGGCAGTTGCGGAAAAGGTTCTGATTTCTGTAAATACAATCGCTGATTTTATTGAAGGGGTAAAGACTTGA
- a CDS encoding lipid biosynthesis B12-binding/radical SAM protein → MQILLISANREKTPYPVTPIGLAYVASALIRDGHDVEILDLCFAEDIISSLKQTISRKKPAIIGLSIRNIDNLTYPKSVFYLPYIKSVVDEIKRLSLQAVSREMAVPVVMGGSGFSLFPEGVLRYTGLEFGIVGEGENAFCEFVKRREGKKGVYDIPNLAYLKGGRFFQNPIVFAGGFSKPARLLLDNEKYFQFGGMANVQTKRGCPFKCVYCTYPYLDGNRIRSRDAGDITDEVEELANKYGIDYLFFVDDIFNQPVDHAMDICRGIIKRGLKINWTCFATPKDMTPELLGLMKDAGCMGVEFGTDAASEETLRGMGKSFTLDDVRKVSGMCHDAGIEAAHYLILGGPGETEETLKETFTLMDEINPRAVIAMTGVRIYPNTGLEKMSIAQGVIRNGEDILQPRFYISPAIGEERLLSKVKDHALTRSNWIVPGLDIRNSEERMAVLRKFGNRGPLWNMLKKRNKERLL, encoded by the coding sequence TTGCAAATACTCCTCATATCTGCCAACAGAGAAAAGACCCCATATCCCGTAACCCCTATCGGGCTTGCCTATGTTGCGTCAGCCCTTATCAGGGACGGTCACGATGTGGAGATCCTTGACCTTTGTTTTGCAGAAGATATTATTTCAAGCCTGAAACAAACCATCTCAAGAAAGAAACCTGCCATCATCGGCCTTTCCATCAGGAACATAGACAATCTCACATATCCAAAGAGCGTTTTTTATCTCCCTTATATAAAGTCTGTAGTTGATGAAATTAAACGCTTGTCCCTGCAGGCAGTAAGCAGGGAAATGGCTGTCCCCGTTGTGATGGGAGGCTCTGGTTTTTCTCTCTTCCCTGAGGGTGTTTTAAGATACACAGGGCTTGAATTCGGCATAGTCGGGGAAGGTGAGAATGCCTTTTGCGAGTTTGTAAAAAGACGGGAAGGGAAGAAGGGGGTTTATGATATCCCTAACCTGGCATATCTGAAAGGCGGCAGGTTCTTTCAGAACCCGATAGTCTTTGCAGGCGGCTTTTCAAAACCAGCCAGACTGCTTCTGGATAACGAAAAATATTTTCAATTTGGCGGAATGGCAAATGTCCAGACCAAGAGGGGATGCCCGTTTAAATGCGTTTACTGCACATATCCGTATTTGGACGGGAACCGCATAAGGAGCAGGGATGCGGGAGATATAACGGATGAAGTGGAGGAACTGGCAAATAAATACGGCATTGATTATCTGTTTTTTGTTGACGATATATTCAACCAGCCTGTTGATCATGCAATGGATATTTGCAGGGGTATCATAAAAAGGGGATTGAAGATAAACTGGACATGCTTTGCAACACCAAAGGACATGACACCGGAACTCCTCGGCCTTATGAAAGACGCCGGATGCATGGGCGTTGAGTTCGGCACTGACGCTGCAAGCGAAGAGACACTCCGGGGGATGGGGAAGTCATTTACCCTTGATGATGTAAGAAAGGTGTCCGGCATGTGCCATGATGCAGGGATCGAGGCAGCGCATTATCTTATACTCGGCGGTCCCGGCGAAACAGAGGAGACGCTGAAAGAGACGTTTACCTTAATGGACGAGATTAACCCCAGGGCTGTAATTGCCATGACAGGCGTGAGGATATATCCAAATACAGGGCTTGAAAAGATGAGCATTGCGCAAGGGGTTATAAGAAATGGCGAAGATATACTCCAGCCCCGTTTTTACATCTCCCCTGCAATAGGCGAGGAAAGGCTTTTGTCCAAAGTCAAAGACCATGCCCTCACCCGGTCAAACTGGATAGTCCCTGGCCTGGATATAAGAAATTCAGAGGAGAGAATGGCTGTCTTAAGAAAATTCGGCAACAGGGGGCCTTTGTGGAATATGCTAAAGAAGAGAAATAAAGAGAGGTTATTATGA
- the fabZ gene encoding 3-hydroxyacyl-ACP dehydratase FabZ — protein MKSEALDNLPHSYPFRFIDKILELDSKKGIAVKNISVNEPFFQGHFKEEPIFPGVLIIEAMAELSGLVMNCGKTGKTKAYLARVKDIKFKTVVVPGDQLVIEADLEQNLSGIASFSVKARVGNNIVAEGGLVMATA, from the coding sequence TTGAAGAGCGAAGCCCTTGACAATCTGCCGCACTCATATCCGTTCAGATTTATAGACAAGATACTCGAACTGGATTCAAAAAAAGGGATTGCTGTAAAGAATATCAGCGTAAATGAGCCGTTCTTTCAGGGCCATTTTAAAGAAGAGCCGATATTCCCCGGGGTTTTAATTATTGAGGCAATGGCAGAGCTTTCAGGCCTTGTAATGAATTGCGGAAAAACAGGAAAAACAAAGGCATATCTTGCGCGGGTAAAGGATATAAAATTCAAAACGGTTGTTGTCCCGGGCGACCAGCTTGTAATAGAAGCTGATCTTGAGCAGAATCTTTCGGGGATAGCGAGCTTCTCTGTGAAGGCAAGAGTAGGCAATAATATAGTGGCAGAGGGCGGACTGGTGATGGCAACGGCATAA
- the acpS gene encoding holo-ACP synthase codes for MIFSAGIDIVYIARLMESVNDNAFLDRLLTDKEREYIFTKRDPYRHLAGRFAAKEAVMKALGTGWDKGVGWRDIEIVNMASGRPIPLLHSRAALLSQNKKVLLSLSYAKDIAVAFAIVE; via the coding sequence GTGATTTTTTCCGCAGGTATAGATATTGTGTATATTGCGAGGCTTATGGAATCCGTGAATGACAATGCCTTTCTTGACAGACTGCTTACAGATAAGGAAAGAGAGTATATCTTTACCAAAAGAGACCCATATCGTCATCTTGCAGGCAGATTTGCCGCAAAGGAGGCTGTTATGAAGGCGTTGGGCACGGGATGGGATAAAGGGGTCGGCTGGCGGGATATTGAAATTGTGAATATGGCTTCCGGCAGGCCGATACCGCTATTACATTCCAGGGCGGCGCTGCTCTCGCAGAATAAAAAGGTTTTATTAAGCCTCTCGTATGCAAAGGATATTGCTGTGGCATTTGCCATAGTAGAATGA
- a CDS encoding antitoxin family protein, translated as MPKVIEAIYENGVFKPLEKIDIEEHSKIKIVLPSEIESAPQKECTLEGIIDIAKDCFDTDLSTHHDRYLYGEITA; from the coding sequence ATGCCAAAAGTTATAGAAGCTATATATGAAAATGGAGTTTTTAAACCACTTGAGAAGATTGATATTGAAGAACATAGTAAGATTAAAATAGTCCTTCCCTCTGAAATTGAATCTGCTCCACAGAAAGAATGCACCCTTGAAGGAATCATTGACATTGCAAAGGATTGTTTTGACACCGACCTTTCTACCCATCATGACAGATACCTCTACGGAGAGATTACAGCGTGA
- a CDS encoding PIN domain-containing protein, which translates to MKVFIDTSAFCALAIPKDQHNLLAKSIHKQLNEQKTFLYTSDYVLDEIYTLLKTRGGHRTAINFMDQINKSHIILLRVTEEVEENAKVIFRRFEDKRLSFTDCTSFALINHFNIEAVFAFDEHFRYHPYAHPVKFLE; encoded by the coding sequence GTGAAGGTTTTTATTGATACCAGCGCCTTTTGCGCACTCGCCATTCCTAAAGACCAGCACAACCTTCTTGCAAAATCCATCCATAAACAACTCAATGAGCAAAAAACTTTTCTTTACACCTCTGATTATGTCCTGGATGAGATCTATACGCTCCTTAAAACCAGAGGAGGTCATAGAACTGCTATCAACTTTATGGATCAGATAAACAAAAGTCATATCATTCTCCTCAGAGTTACAGAAGAAGTAGAGGAAAATGCAAAAGTGATTTTCAGGCGATTTGAAGATAAGAGATTGAGTTTTACAGATTGCACCAGTTTTGCCCTGATAAATCACTTCAATATTGAGGCTGTTTTCGCATTTGATGAACATTTTAGATACCATCCTTATGCTCATCCTGTAAAATTTCTGGAATAA
- a CDS encoding type II toxin-antitoxin system HicA family toxin: protein MSPLSHITIPNHKRLNPYTLKAIIKDAGLTDEQFKDLL, encoded by the coding sequence ATGTCCCCCCTATCTCACATAACCATCCCGAATCATAAAAGACTTAATCCCTATACACTCAAAGCCATTATCAAAGACGCCGGTCTTACAGACGAACAATTTAAAGACCTCCTGTAA
- a CDS encoding radical SAM protein: MTLNYKTIHGLDFTNEEIAACLMRGGLLSLELEFSKRCNLKCIYCYASAGSALDNELELPEIKDVIDQAQELGARKIILLGGGEPLMYEGLKQVVEYIHSKGLKQSIFTNGMLLTEDLACFLFRHDVSVVIKNNSNIPEVQDALAGVKGAYNKIRQGLEYLLIAGYPSGECQLGIQTIICRQNIKEIPDMWIWARERGIIPYFEILTTQGRAKEHHELHVSVNEVRDVFEKMEKIDETRFGNKWSPHPTIASFTCKRHLYSCLINSQGYIQPCTGIDMPVGNVKTERLADILKRSPVIQKLRSIYANIEGECKGCEFAFDCYGCRGNAYQTTGNYLASDPACWLNKKVKKGEKKADMPESQNAGAMREYGAVSCKEG; this comes from the coding sequence ATGACGTTAAATTATAAAACCATCCACGGCCTGGATTTTACAAACGAGGAGATAGCTGCCTGCCTCATGCGGGGAGGGCTTTTATCCCTTGAACTGGAGTTCAGTAAAAGATGCAATCTTAAATGTATATATTGCTATGCAAGCGCAGGCAGCGCGCTGGATAACGAGCTGGAACTGCCGGAGATAAAAGATGTCATAGACCAGGCTCAGGAACTGGGCGCAAGAAAGATAATCCTCCTTGGCGGAGGGGAGCCTCTAATGTATGAAGGGCTGAAGCAGGTTGTGGAATATATCCATTCAAAGGGGCTTAAGCAGAGCATATTTACAAACGGCATGCTCCTCACAGAAGACCTTGCCTGTTTCCTATTCAGGCATGATGTGTCTGTGGTAATAAAGAACAACAGCAACATCCCCGAAGTTCAGGATGCGCTGGCAGGGGTTAAGGGCGCGTACAATAAGATAAGGCAGGGGCTTGAATATCTGCTGATAGCTGGCTATCCGAGCGGGGAATGTCAGCTTGGCATACAGACCATAATCTGCCGCCAGAATATTAAAGAGATCCCCGACATGTGGATATGGGCGCGGGAGCGGGGCATAATACCTTATTTTGAGATACTCACCACGCAGGGGAGGGCAAAGGAGCACCACGAGCTTCATGTTTCGGTTAATGAGGTAAGGGATGTATTTGAAAAGATGGAGAAGATAGACGAAACGAGGTTCGGCAACAAATGGAGCCCCCATCCCACCATCGCGTCGTTTACATGTAAGAGGCATCTCTATTCATGTCTTATAAACTCCCAGGGATATATCCAGCCTTGCACAGGAATTGATATGCCTGTCGGTAATGTAAAGACAGAAAGGCTGGCTGACATACTGAAGAGGAGCCCTGTAATACAGAAGCTCAGGAGTATATACGCGAATATTGAGGGCGAATGCAAGGGCTGCGAATTTGCCTTTGATTGTTATGGCTGCAGAGGAAATGCCTATCAGACCACCGGCAATTACCTTGCCTCTGACCCTGCATGCTGGCTGAACAAGAAAGTAAAGAAGGGGGAGAAGAAAGCAGATATGCCTGAATCACAGAATGCAGGCGCTATGCGGGAATACGGCGCTGTTTCATGCAAGGAAGGGTAG
- a CDS encoding AMP-binding protein, which yields MGYAADIDRKAPKDISTIQGELLKETVSYLYKNSPFYRKKLVHPPDIKGIEDISRLPLSTKEDLQRDNWGFLCVPRNNLAEIVATTGTTGAHVFIGLTKKDLERLAENEKRCFSYTAVTPDDLFLLSVTMDNLFIAGMAYYSGLQRLGAGVIRMGPHSPKRQLELIHSLKPTGIVAVPSFIIAIYKQAEKDNVNLEESSLKKIVLIGEAIRNSDFSSNTLGKMVEKIGSVESFSTYGITEAQVAFCECREHKGLHSHPDLVYPEIVDDNGNVLKDWETGELVVTTFQIEGMPLLRYRTGDITFKITERCDCGRTSARIGPIIGRKAHKLKVKGTTVYPKAIENALLEIDGIENYVIEAYTGDDQADHVIVKVGISQGSGVSEQGSESKGQKLKDAVCENIKAKVRVTPHIEIMLPQEVEKILYEGGRGKPMTFIDRRGKT from the coding sequence ATGGGCTATGCAGCGGATATAGACAGAAAAGCTCCAAAAGACATATCAACCATTCAGGGCGAACTCCTTAAAGAAACAGTTTCCTACCTTTATAAAAATTCCCCGTTTTACAGAAAGAAGCTTGTCCACCCGCCGGATATAAAGGGCATAGAGGACATCAGCAGGCTTCCCCTGTCAACAAAGGAAGACCTTCAGAGAGATAACTGGGGTTTTTTATGCGTGCCAAGGAACAATCTGGCGGAGATTGTGGCAACCACAGGGACAACAGGCGCCCATGTATTCATAGGGCTGACTAAAAAAGATCTGGAGAGACTTGCAGAGAATGAGAAGAGGTGCTTTTCCTACACAGCCGTTACACCGGACGATCTTTTTCTTTTGTCAGTTACTATGGACAACCTGTTCATTGCAGGAATGGCATACTATTCAGGGCTTCAGAGACTTGGGGCAGGGGTTATCCGCATGGGGCCGCACAGTCCAAAGAGACAGTTGGAATTGATACACAGCCTTAAGCCCACAGGCATTGTGGCAGTGCCGTCTTTCATAATTGCCATATACAAACAGGCTGAAAAAGACAATGTAAATCTGGAAGAATCAAGCCTCAAAAAGATTGTCCTCATAGGCGAGGCCATCAGGAATTCAGATTTTTCTTCCAATACTCTGGGGAAAATGGTAGAAAAGATAGGCTCTGTTGAATCTTTTTCAACTTACGGCATTACTGAGGCGCAGGTTGCATTTTGTGAATGCCGGGAGCATAAGGGGCTGCACTCCCACCCTGACCTTGTTTATCCTGAAATAGTGGATGACAACGGCAATGTTTTGAAGGACTGGGAAACAGGGGAGCTTGTTGTAACCACATTCCAGATAGAGGGTATGCCGCTTTTAAGATACAGGACAGGCGACATAACATTTAAGATAACAGAGAGATGTGATTGCGGAAGGACATCCGCCCGCATAGGGCCTATCATTGGCCGAAAGGCCCATAAGCTTAAGGTGAAGGGCACAACAGTCTATCCAAAGGCCATAGAGAATGCCTTGCTGGAGATAGATGGTATTGAGAATTATGTGATTGAGGCATATACAGGGGATGACCAGGCAGACCATGTTATCGTAAAGGTGGGCATAAGTCAGGGGTCAGGGGTCAGTGAACAGGGGTCAGAAAGCAAAGGTCAAAAATTAAAAGATGCTGTTTGTGAAAATATTAAGGCAAAGGTAAGGGTTACGCCGCATATTGAGATTATGCTGCCGCAGGAAGTGGAAAAGATTTTATACGAGGGCGGCAGGGGGAAACCAATGACGTTTATAGACAGAAGGGGAAAGACATGA
- a CDS encoding DUF2242 domain-containing protein, translating to MRRILFLLPILLLFACSRQVYKDVFNTDTWPNVRTFNTSVENCYIATKRAVLSQNLRVEKEDLEAKSFTAARYFEDGKDSTVLTVNANVLASGNDKATIYISAVQHVEKVRVKTDRLGLSLGLIPVGSEATKVKQEERTVEDAEFYKKFFDAVEKEIKVIETKP from the coding sequence ATGAGAAGAATTCTTTTTCTATTGCCTATCCTTCTCCTTTTCGCCTGCAGCCGGCAGGTTTATAAGGATGTCTTTAATACGGACACCTGGCCGAATGTGAGGACATTTAATACATCTGTTGAAAATTGCTATATTGCTACTAAAAGGGCGGTATTAAGCCAGAACTTAAGAGTAGAAAAAGAGGATTTAGAGGCAAAATCCTTTACGGCAGCAAGGTATTTTGAAGATGGCAAGGACAGCACCGTCCTTACAGTTAACGCAAATGTTCTAGCCTCAGGCAATGACAAGGCAACCATATACATAAGCGCTGTACAACATGTAGAAAAGGTCAGGGTAAAAACCGACAGGCTCGGACTGTCTCTTGGATTAATACCCGTTGGAAGCGAAGCCACAAAGGTTAAACAGGAAGAAAGAACTGTTGAGGATGCGGAGTTTTATAAAAAATTCTTTGATGCGGTGGAGAAGGAGATAAAGGTTATAGAGACAAAGCCTTAA
- a CDS encoding cupredoxin domain-containing protein → MKKTIFLILSLMLFFSGAAFSDSSFEIKANKPGFEPTSITIKKGEKVVIKFTSTDVAHGINLDEFGLKNTIIPEKDSVTLEFTADKTGTFSFPCTKYCSWRHLIGARPRLEIKVIE, encoded by the coding sequence ATGAAGAAAACTATTTTTTTAATTTTGTCTTTAATGCTTTTCTTTTCCGGCGCTGCATTTTCAGACTCATCTTTTGAGATCAAGGCTAACAAGCCAGGTTTTGAGCCGACGTCCATAACAATAAAAAAGGGGGAGAAGGTAGTTATAAAGTTTACCTCAACGGATGTTGCCCACGGCATCAACCTTGATGAGTTTGGCCTTAAAAATACTATTATACCTGAAAAGGATTCTGTCACGCTGGAATTTACAGCAGATAAGACAGGCACATTCTCTTTCCCATGCACAAAATACTGCAGTTGGAGGCATCTGATTGGCGCAAGGCCGAGGCTGGAAATTAAGGTAATAGAGTGA
- a CDS encoding peptidase S9, whose amino-acid sequence MKKFVICFSFLAALYAGLSHAANIDPSFKFSTIETGHFSIHFHQGLEDAAQKAASIAERAHDTLVKGFKWAPREKTQMVLIDDSDFTNGWASVLPYNTIYIQVVPPSIDMTIGEYEDWLEILIIHEYSHILTMDPARGYSDVMRSIFGKPIPGGDILSLLMFIAAGPPNVFLPRWWHEGMATWSETEHTVMGRGRSTFYEMILRMAVLENNIPTVDKINGEPPYWPDGHMPYIFGLRLQKYIADKYGKEALGKLNMAHAGRFPYFLNGAPQNLFGRENYVSLYREMIEDLKREEKEQAEILKQTPLTPFRTVNIYGELLTNPRYSPDGSMLVFNKRDPHGHEAIMIAKSDGAEARELVRRVFSDHNISWSPDSSSIYFSQGEVNNGFNIYQDLYSYDIKNEKLRRLTSGLRIKEPDVSSDGKTIAAVVSDKGNQNLAIIAPEGDDYKLEKITDYKLTRVSGPRWSTDGKLIVYSITDNNGKSGLYLYDVNEKTNTPLFEGAFNSAYPAWSKDGRYIIYTSDETRVYNLFAYSMEEKRRYQITHVLGGAFQPDVSADGKEIVFSNYNSRGFKIAGIEYIPEKWMKIPSPTIKPYWNEYATNTKPEIQIQGSGVRDQGLEPHPYSALNTLVPRFWLPTLSGDYDGAVIGAFTAGQDVLGYNTYYLEMDYGAASSEIYYDAVYLNDYTYPTFMIRTYARPALYSDFMQKGDYYEMNRGLVLSMSVPVNYLESRYKFVIGYQLQRQDALNNLANNKFEGIDVFQGRRDNIFAGIEFSNSLKYPYSISREEGRRISLLYKYYGKESGSELNSKEYIASYEEYLLMPYSRHHAVYLKLKGAASEGDRINQQAFQLGGYSSQSDFPLRGYPSRFATGDYAATGTLEYRAPFWYILRGINTKPFFLDRLHGAVFVDVGEVWGDAQGFSSDRLKVGSGMELRFDITIGYWLEITPALGIARGFNQDGETQVYFTIYTNL is encoded by the coding sequence ATGAAAAAATTTGTTATTTGCTTTTCTTTTTTAGCAGCGCTTTATGCCGGCCTTTCTCATGCCGCAAATATTGACCCATCTTTTAAATTCTCCACCATAGAAACAGGGCATTTCTCCATCCACTTCCATCAGGGTCTTGAGGATGCGGCGCAGAAGGCCGCATCCATTGCCGAAAGGGCGCACGACACACTCGTAAAAGGGTTTAAATGGGCGCCAAGAGAAAAGACCCAGATGGTTCTTATAGATGATTCAGATTTTACAAACGGCTGGGCCAGTGTGCTTCCATATAATACTATTTACATACAGGTTGTGCCTCCATCCATAGACATGACTATCGGAGAATACGAGGACTGGCTTGAGATACTCATCATCCATGAATACAGCCACATACTCACAATGGACCCTGCGCGGGGCTATTCAGATGTAATGCGCAGCATATTCGGGAAGCCCATCCCCGGAGGAGACATCCTTTCACTTCTCATGTTCATTGCCGCAGGGCCTCCAAATGTATTCCTGCCGCGCTGGTGGCACGAAGGCATGGCGACATGGTCTGAAACAGAGCATACAGTGATGGGCAGGGGCAGGAGCACATTCTATGAAATGATACTCAGGATGGCAGTTTTGGAAAATAACATCCCTACAGTGGATAAGATAAACGGAGAGCCGCCCTACTGGCCTGACGGGCACATGCCTTATATATTCGGCCTGAGGCTTCAGAAATACATTGCCGATAAATACGGCAAGGAGGCGCTTGGGAAGTTGAACATGGCCCATGCCGGCAGATTCCCATATTTTTTAAATGGCGCGCCTCAAAATTTATTTGGCAGAGAGAACTATGTTTCTCTTTACCGCGAGATGATAGAAGACCTAAAACGAGAAGAGAAGGAACAGGCAGAGATATTGAAGCAGACGCCTTTAACACCCTTCAGGACAGTCAATATATACGGAGAGCTTCTTACAAATCCAAGATATTCACCTGACGGCAGTATGCTGGTTTTTAACAAGCGCGACCCCCACGGACACGAGGCAATAATGATAGCCAAAAGCGACGGCGCTGAGGCGAGGGAACTTGTAAGGAGGGTTTTTTCAGACCACAATATCTCATGGTCTCCTGACAGCAGTTCCATATATTTCAGCCAGGGAGAGGTGAATAACGGGTTTAACATATACCAGGATTTATACTCTTACGATATAAAGAATGAAAAACTAAGAAGACTTACCAGCGGTTTACGCATAAAGGAGCCTGATGTATCTTCTGACGGTAAAACCATTGCAGCGGTTGTAAGCGACAAGGGAAATCAGAACCTTGCCATCATAGCGCCTGAAGGGGATGATTATAAATTGGAAAAGATAACTGATTATAAGCTCACGCGTGTTTCCGGGCCGAGATGGTCTACTGACGGCAAACTCATTGTCTATTCTATAACTGACAATAACGGCAAAAGCGGCCTGTATCTTTACGATGTAAATGAAAAAACAAACACACCTCTTTTTGAAGGGGCATTTAACAGCGCATATCCTGCATGGTCAAAGGACGGGAGATATATTATCTATACATCAGACGAGACAAGGGTTTATAATCTTTTCGCCTATTCAATGGAGGAAAAGAGACGTTATCAGATTACCCATGTGCTTGGCGGCGCATTTCAGCCTGATGTTTCCGCAGACGGCAAAGAGATTGTTTTCTCAAACTATAATTCCAGAGGGTTCAAAATAGCCGGCATTGAATATATCCCTGAAAAATGGATGAAGATACCAAGCCCCACCATCAAGCCCTACTGGAATGAGTATGCAACAAATACAAAACCCGAAATTCAAATACAGGGGTCAGGGGTCAGGGATCAGGGTTTAGAGCCTCATCCATATTCAGCATTGAATACACTTGTCCCAAGATTCTGGCTGCCAACGCTATCCGGCGACTACGACGGCGCTGTAATCGGCGCATTTACTGCAGGCCAGGATGTGCTGGGTTATAACACCTATTATCTTGAGATGGACTATGGCGCTGCGAGCAGCGAGATATACTATGACGCGGTTTATCTGAATGATTATACATATCCTACATTTATGATCAGGACATACGCAAGACCGGCGCTTTATTCTGACTTTATGCAGAAGGGCGACTATTATGAGATGAACAGGGGTCTTGTTTTAAGCATGTCCGTGCCTGTGAATTATCTGGAATCCAGATACAAGTTTGTTATCGGCTATCAGTTGCAAAGGCAGGATGCATTAAACAATCTTGCCAATAATAAATTTGAAGGCATAGATGTATTTCAGGGGAGGCGCGACAATATATTCGCGGGCATTGAATTTTCCAACAGCCTCAAGTATCCATATTCCATAAGCCGCGAAGAAGGCCGCCGGATAAGCCTTTTATACAAATATTACGGAAAGGAGAGCGGGAGCGAACTGAATTCAAAGGAATATATTGCGTCCTATGAAGAGTATCTGCTCATGCCGTATTCAAGACATCATGCTGTGTATCTGAAACTCAAGGGCGCTGCTTCAGAAGGCGACAGGATAAATCAGCAGGCATTCCAATTAGGCGGCTATTCATCACAGTCAGATTTTCCATTGCGAGGCTATCCGTCAAGATTTGCAACCGGGGATTATGCAGCCACAGGCACGTTGGAATACCGCGCGCCCTTCTGGTATATCCTGCGGGGGATAAACACAAAACCTTTTTTCTTAGACAGGCTTCACGGCGCAGTTTTTGTAGATGTGGGAGAGGTATGGGGTGATGCCCAGGGCTTTTCATCAGACAGGCTAAAGGTCGGCAGCGGCATGGAGCTTAGGTTTGATATTACCATAGGCTATTGGCTTGAGATAACCCCTGCGCTTGGCATTGCGCGCGGGTTTAATCAGGACGGAGAGACGCAGGTTTATTTTACAATATACACAAATCTTTAA